From the Halomonas sp. MCCC 1A13316 genome, the window TACGAAAAGCTCGACAAGGACGAGCGTGAGCGTATCGAGGTGACGGTCCAGGTACTGCAGAAGAAACTGGCCCAGGCCATTCGTCACATGCCCCGGCTGGCGAAACAACTGCGCGAGCAGGTCTCCACGCTGAACGGCGAGATGCTGCAAACGGCCATCGACGCGCCACTGGCCGAGCTGGAGGAGCGCTACGCCGATCATCCCGGAGTTCTTGATCACCTGAGTTCGCTGCGCGACGCCATGCTGCTGCACGTCGACTCGTTTATTACTGACGACCCCGAGATGCCGCCGGAGGCGATCTTCAACCGCTTCCTGATCAACCTGATCGTCGACAACACCAGCTGCGAAGGCGCCCCGGTGATCTACCTCGACCTGCCGACCCATCAGCACCTGGTGGGGCGCATCGAGCATCACGTTCACAACGGCACCCTACTGACCGATTTCTCGCTGATTCGTGCCGGCGGCCTGCACCGGGCCAATGGGGGATACCTGGTGGTGGACGTGCGCGCCATTCTGATGCAAGCCGGCGCCTGGGAAACGCTCAAGCGAGTGCTGCGCGCCGGAGAGATCCGCACCGAGTCGCTGGAGCAGGCCTATGGCCTGATCAGTACCACTACACTGGAGCCCGAACCGGTGCCGCTGGATCTCAAGGTAGTGCTGCTCGGCGAGCGCCTGTTCTACTATCTCCTGTGCGAGCACGACCCCGACTTCCTCGAACTGTTCAAGGTGCAGGCCGACCTGGAGGATGAGCTCGAACGCAATCATGGCAATCAGCCGCTCTATGCCCGCATGGTGGCTACCCTGGCACGGGATTCAGCGCTGCGCCCGTTGGACCGCAGCGGCGTGGCGGCGGTGATCGAGCGTGCCAGCCGCCTGGCCGACGACCAAAGCAAGCTCACCGCCCGCCACCGTGCCCTGAGCGACCTGCTGGAGGAAGCCAACCATTGGGCAGACCGCGACGCCGCCAAGGTGATCTCGCGTGCCCACGTCGAGAAAGCGGTCGCACAACAGCTGTGGCGCGCCAGCCGCATCCACGAACGCAGCCACGAGTCCATCGCTCGCGGCACCGTGGCGATCCAGCTCGAGGGCTTCGAGGTCGGCCAGGTGAACGGCCTTTCGGTGATGAGCCTGGGCGACTACGCCTTCGGCCAACCCACCCGTATCACAGCCACCGCCCGGCCCGGGCCCGGCCATGTGGTCGATATCGAGCGCGAGGCGCGACTGGGTGGCCGCATCCATTCCAAGGCTGTGATGATCCTGTCGCGCTGCCTGGCCAGCCGCTATGCCCCGGATGCCCCGCTGTCGCTTTCCGCCAGCCTGGCCTTCGAACAATCCTACGGCGGTATCGAGGGCGACAGCGCCTCGGTGGCCGAGGCCAGCGTGTTGATTTCCGCCATCGCCCGGGTGGGTATCGACCAGCGCCTGGCGGTGACCGGCTCCATCGACCAGCATGGCCGCGTCCAGGCGGTGGGCGGGGTCAATGAGAAGATCGAGGGCTTTTTCGATATCTGCCAAGCACGCGGCGGCGTGAAGGGGCATGCCGTACTGCTGCCCGCCGCCAACGTGGAGCATCTGATGCTCAAGCGCGAGGTGCGCGACGCCATCGCCGCCGGCGATTTTCGCGTCTATGCCATCGAGCGGTTGGACCAGGCGCTCGAGCTACTTACGGGAATGCCCCCCGGCGAGCGCAACGATGATGGCGAATACCCCGCCGATAGCCTGAATGCCAAGGTCCTCGAACGGCTCGAGGCCTTTCATCGCGCAGTGAGGAGGAGCAAGGCCGGCAAGGAGAATGGTAAGGAGAACGGCAAGGAGGTAAGCCAGGATAGCGATGATAGCGGTAACGACGAGGAGCCCCGCGATGACGAATGACGATGCCCCGCAGGGCGGCGGCCCACAAGCACCGTTATCGGAGCTTGTGCGGGTGCTGGCCCTGCTCGACGCCTCCCGCCACAGCCTGGCGGCTCTTGCCGCAGCGGTAAACCTGGCCAGCCAGCGTCATGTCGAACTGGTGGCCCTTTACGTCGAGGATCTGGACCTGCTGAGCTGCGCCGCCTTCCCCTTTTCCTGCGAGATCGGCGCCCAGTCCGGGCTGACACGCCCGCTCACCCATGATTCGCTGGAAAGCAGCATCGCTCATCAGTTGCAGCGCGTTCAGCAGGCCCTGGCGGCGGCGGTGGCCGGGCACGACCTGTGCCATCGGCTCGAAGTCAGCCGCGGGAGAATTGCCGCCGAAGCCTTGGGCAAAGCCGGCCCGGGCGACGTGCTGGTACTCGGCAAGGTCGGTACCAGCGAGCGTTGGGGAAAACGGCTTGGCTCCACCAGCCGCCGCTTGATACTGGAAGCTCCATGCAGCGTGCTGCTGTGGGACGAGACACACCCATTCCGGCGTGGCCCGCTACGCTGGCTGATAGCAAGCGAAGACGACCAGATGCAGGAGGCGGCTGCACCCTCGATACCGGCATGGTTGGCATCGCTGTTCGATGGTGCTGCCCCCCTGCCTGCCCGCCATGCCGGGGAGCTGGAAAACAAGCTGGCCAGCGCCGATGCCGGCGGGTTGCTGCTGCACCGTAGCGAACTGGAAAACCTGCTGAAAGAGGATGAGTCGTTGATCGCCAGGGTATCGCTGCCGATCCTGGTCATCCCTTAAGCTCTGTCCTAAAACTGGCTACGCTGGGACTTCACGCCTGATGCCGATCACGCGTCGAGCTGCCCTTCTTGCCGAGACGACGCCAAGGTTGGCGGTGCAGCCGGGCCATCCGGCTTTTCCAGGGGCGGTTCCTGCAGCCGCGGCATGGCGGCCACACGTTTATCGATGTAACGCAGCAGCCAGAGTTGGGCAAACAGAATTACCAGACACCACACAAGGCCTGATACAACGCTCACGGCAGCTTTCCTCTCAGAGGCCGACGCGGCCTCGTCGAATCGAGTTTAGTCCTGGCCAGAGAAAAGCAATAGAGGGGGAGCGTGGCTTTTTTTGGTGGCTTAGGCTTTGCCCGAATACTGGCTAGAGCCGCGCCTCCACCCGCTCCAGGATCTGGCGGCTCACCTTGTTCACCAGCGGTTTGGCAGCCCTGGTCACCGCCTTTTCGACCAGCCGGTTGCGTATGGTGTAGGTCAGCGTGAAGGAGACTTCAGTGCCTGTCGCCACCGGACGAAGCCGGTAGCAGCCCTGGTTGTGAACGCCATCCACCGATTCCCAGGCCAGTACTTCGGGCGGCCGGTTCTCGGTGATGGCCACGTCGAAGGTCCAGTCCATGCCCACGGCGTGCACGTGCCAGCGATAGCGCTCGCCGCCGAGCGGCTCGATCGCCTTGATCAGATCGGAGTAGTCGACGAAGTCCTCGACCCGCTCCAGCAGGGCAAAGACCCGCTCCGGCGGGGCCTTGAGAATTGCGCTGTGTTCGATCGTGGCCATGCGGTTCCCTATGCTGCTGTACGACGCTAAAATGCTCCACTTTCTGCAGGGTACCATCCTGCTGAACGATAGCTAACGAGAATAGCTAATCTTCGCTCGCCCCATACACAATCATCAACGCTGGGCAAATCGCCGAGCGAGATGGAGCGCCCCATTTTTCATCTGAGGTAGTACATGTCCACACCCAAGGTCGGTTTCGTCTCACTGGGTTGCCCCAAAGCGCTGGTGGATTCCGAGCGTATCCTGACCCAGTTGCGCACCGAGGGCTACGAGATCGTGCCCAGCTATGACGACGCCGACGTGGTGGTGGTCAATACCTGCGGCTTCATAGACAGCGCCAAGGCCGAGTCACTGGATGCCATTGGCGAGGCCATCGCCGAGAACGGCAAGGTAATCGTCACCGGCTGCATGGGCGTGGACGAAAGCGCGATTCGCCAGGTACACCCCAGCGTGCTGGCAGTGACGGGTCCGCAGCAGTACGAGCGCGTGGTCGGCGCCGTGCACGAGGCGGCTCCGCACGACCACCGGCACGATCCGCACCTCGACCTGGTGCCGGCCCAGGGCGTGAAGCTCACCCCGCGCCACTATGCCTACCTGAAGATCTCGGAGGGCTGCAACCACAGCTGCAGCTTCTGCATCATTCCCTCCATGCGCGGCAAGCTGGTGAGCCGCCCGGTAGGCGAGGTACTCAAGGAAGCCGAGGGCTTGGCCAAGGCCGGCGTCAAGGAGCTCCTGGTGATCTCCCAGGACACCAGCGCCTATGGCGTGGACCTGCGCTATGCCACTAGCGAGTGGCGCGGCCGCGAGTTCAAGACGCGCCTCACCGAGCTGTGCGAGGCGCTGTCCGAGCTGGGTATTCGTGTGCGCTTGCATTACGTCTACCCCTACCCCCACGTGGACGAGCTGATTCCGCTGATGGCAGAGGGCAAGATCCTGCCCTACCTGGACATCCCCTTCCAGCACGCCAGTCCCAAGGTGCTCAAGGCGATGAAGCGCCCCGCCTTCGAGGACAAGACCCTGGCGCGCATCAAGCGCTGGCGTGAGCTGTGCCCCGAGCTGACCATCCGCTCGACTTTCATCGTCGGCTTCCCCGGCGAGACTGAGGAAGATTTCCAGTACCTTCTCGACTGGTTGAGCGAGGCCCAGCTAGATCGGGTGGGTTGCTTCCAGTACTCCCCGGTGGATGGAGCGCCGGCCAACGAATTAGGCCTGGAGCCGGTAGCGGATGAAGTGAAGCAGGATCGCTGGGAGCGCTTCATGGCGCACCAGCAACAGATTTCAGCTGCCCGCCTCGAGCGCAAGATCGGCCGCGAGATCGAAGTGCTGGTGGACGAAGTCGACGAAGATGGCCCGATCGGCCGCAGCGAAGCCGACGCCCCAGAGATCGACGGCATGGTTTTCCTGGACGCCAAGCGTACCCTGCGCCCCGGCGACGTGGTTAGAGCGCGCGTAACCAATGCCGATGAATACGACCTGTGGGCTGAAGTGATCGAGGAATCGCAGCCCGTCAAGTTCATGGATTTTTATGGTGCATAGAAAGCCCCTATCTTCAGCCATGCGTCGTTAAAAATTGGCTTAGAATACTCATTTACAACTTGTAAACTCCGTTTCTGCGCCAATTTTTGCCTAGCCTGGCCCTTGCCAGGGCCTCCCTCTGGCTTGGTTGGTATACGTTGAAAACAAGAACGCCGCCCCGAAGGGCGGCGTTCTTGATTGAGCCTTGGCTCACCGGGCTCCGCAAGCGGAGCCCGAAGGACGATCAGTCCTGACCCATCTGCTGCTTGATGAGGTCGCCGATGGTGGTCGGGCCACCGGTCTCGACTTCCTGGTCGCGCAGCTTCTTCAGGTTCTGACGTGTGTCGTCCTGATCCTTGGCCTTGATCGAAAGGTTGATCGCACGGTTCTTGCGATCGACGCTGACGATGCGGGCTTCGACGGTGTCGCCCTCGGTCAGCACGTTGCGCGCGTCTTCGACGCGGTCGGCGCTGATCTCGGAAGCCTTGAGCACGGCAACGACGTCAGTCGCCAGCTCGACGTGAGCTTCCTTGGCATCGACCTCGACCACACGGCCGGAGACGATGGAGCCCTTGTCGTTGACAGCCAGGTACTCGGCCACCGGGTCGGAATCGAGCTGCTTGATGCCAAGCGAAATGCGCTCACGCTCCGGGTCGATGGAGAGAATGACGGCTTCGGCTTCGTCGCCCTTCTTGAAGCGACGTACAGCTTCTTCGCCAGTCTCGGACCAGGACAGGTCGGAGAGGTGAACCAGGCCGTCGATGCCGCCTTCCAGACCGATGAAGATCCCAAAGTCGGTGATCGACTTGATGGAACCGGCCACACGGTCGCCCTTGTTGTACTGGGCGCTGAAGGTTTCCCACGGGTTCGGAGTGCACTGCTTGATACCCAGGGAGATACGACGACGCTCCTCGTCGATGTCGAGGATCATGACTTCCACTTCGTCGCCGATGTTGACGACCTTCGACGGGTGGATGTTCTTGTTGGTCCAGTCCATTTCAGAGACGTGAACCAGGCCTTCGACACCCTCTTCCAGCTCGGCGAAGCAGCCGTAGTCGGTGAGGTTGGTGACGCGGGCCGGAACCACGGTACCCTCGGGGTAACGGTCCTTGATGTTGACCCACGGATCTTCGCCCAGCTGCTTCAGGCCCAGCGAGACGCGGTTGCGCTCGCGGTCGAACTTGAGCACCTTGACGTTGATCTCGTCGCCCACGGCAACGATCTCGCTCGGATGCTTGATACGCTTCCAAGCCATGTCGGTGATGTGCAGCAGGCCATCGACGCCGCCCAGGTCGACGAAGGCGCCGTAGTCGGTCAGGTTCTTGACGATACCGAGGATCTGCTGGCCTTCCTGCAGGGTGGCGAGCAGAGCTTCACGCTCGGCGCTGTTCTCGGCTTCGAGCACGGCGCGGCGCGATACGACCACGTTGTTGCGCTTGGGGTCGAGCTTGATGACCTTGAAGTCGAGTTCCTTGTGCTCGAGGTGCGTGGTGTCGCGCACCGGACGCACGTCGACCAGGGAACCCGGCAGGAATGCACGGATGGAGTCGATGTCGACGGTGAAGCCGCCCTTGACCTTGCCGTTGATCACGCCCTTGACGATTTCTTCTTTCTCGAAGGCCGCTTCCAGAACCTTCCAGGCTTCGGCGCGCTTGGCCTTCTCGCGAGACAGACGGGTCTCGCCGAAACCGTCTTCGACGGCTTCCAGGGCGACACTGACTTCGTCGCCGACGGCGATGGTGAGCTCGCCGTTATCGTCGCGGAACTGCGCCGCGGGAATCTGCCCTTCAGACTTCAGGCCGGCATTGACGGTGACCCAGTCACCTTCGATGTCGACGACGGTAGCCGTGACGATCGCGCCCGGCTCCATGTTGATGTCCTGCAGTGACTGTTCAAACAGTTCAGCAAAGCTTTCGCTCATGATTTTCCTACGTGATCAACGGTGTTGAGGCGTTGCCGCCTTCTCCGCACCACCAGCGAGTGCGGGCCTTATTTACCAAACCCCCGGGGACGTTAACGCTGGTTGGACCTGACCGGGCTTGCAAGAGTGTTATTGCCCGACCATGCCATGACATCCGCTCGAGGGCGCCGCAAGGGAGATCAAGTCTCGGGGACGAGGCCGCGCTCTGCGAGCCACTCCGTCAACCGTTCCACCACTTCCGGTATCTTCAGGCTCGTGGTATCAAGCGTTATGGCATCATCTGCCGGCTTGAGTGGAGCCACGCTGCGCTGCATGTCGCGTGCATCGCGTGCCTGAATTTCCTTCAAAAGACTCGATAGACTAGCATCCACCCCCGCCTCCTGCAACTGAAGGTGGCGCCTGTGCGCCCGCTCCTCGGGGCTTGCCGTGAGGAATACCTTGAGCTCGGCATCGGGGAATACCACGGTTCCCATGTCGCGACCGTCGGCGACCAGCCCCGGGGGCTTCCTGAAGTCGCGCTGACGCTGCAGCAGCGCCTGGCGCACGCCGTTCAGCGCAGCGACCTGCGAGGCGGCATCGCCCACCTGTTCGGTGCGGATCTCGTGGCTGACGTCGTCGCCTTCTAGCAGCACGCGGGTCTTGTCATCCTCGGCGAGGAAGACTACGTCGAGTTCGGCCGCGAGTCGCTCCAGCTCGGCTTCGTCATTCAGGGCCACGCCGTGGCGCACGGCGGCCAGCGCCGTCAAACGATAGAGCGCACCGCTATCCAGCAGGTGCCAGCCCAGCCGCTCGGCGACCAGGCGGCTGATGGTGCCCTTGCCGGCACCGCCGGGCCCGTCGAGGGTCAACACCTTGGCCTCGCTCATGCCTTCACCTCTTGCGCTTCCTCGCCCACTCTGAGGCCAACCACACGGGCAAGTTCCGTGAAACCGGGGAAGGAGGTGGCAACGTTGGCGCAGTCATCGATGAGGATTTCCTCGCCGGCCCGCAGGGAAGCGATGACGAAGGCCATGGCGATGCGATGGTCGCCCAGGCTGTCGATGCGCCCGCCGCCGTAGGCGATGTCACTTCCACCGGCGCCGACGATGTCGATGCCGTCTTCCCGCACGGTGTGTTCGATGCCCAGGGTCGCCATCCCGTCGGCCATGGCCTGGATGCGGTCGGACTCCTTGACCCGCAACTCCTCGGCACCGCGCAGGCGGGTGGTGCCGGTGGCGCTGGCGGCGGCGATGAACAGTGCCGGAAACTCGTCGATGGCCAGTGGCACCTGGTCGAGGGGAATGTCGATGCCCTTGAGCGGCGCATAGCGGATGTGCAGGTCGGCTACCGGCTCGCCGCCCACTTCATGTTCGTTGGTCAGGCGCAGGTCGGCGCCCATCAGCTTGAGGATGTTGATCACGCCGATACGCGTGGGGTTGAT encodes:
- a CDS encoding Lon protease family protein, which encodes MKSLEPLTATQVYRACPEDAFDFEVTSELESLDMLSGHDRARDALDFGTSMRSDGFNLYVLGHPGHGKHQLVGRFLAERSRDEPTPPDIAYRYNFEDHTQPLCLLLPTGMGRVLRADLEQLAEELRSAIPAVFEGDEYQNRLHELKHAMGERQRDAIEAVRREAREHDILLLSTPNGFTFAPAGGDDDKMMPPEEYEKLDKDERERIEVTVQVLQKKLAQAIRHMPRLAKQLREQVSTLNGEMLQTAIDAPLAELEERYADHPGVLDHLSSLRDAMLLHVDSFITDDPEMPPEAIFNRFLINLIVDNTSCEGAPVIYLDLPTHQHLVGRIEHHVHNGTLLTDFSLIRAGGLHRANGGYLVVDVRAILMQAGAWETLKRVLRAGEIRTESLEQAYGLISTTTLEPEPVPLDLKVVLLGERLFYYLLCEHDPDFLELFKVQADLEDELERNHGNQPLYARMVATLARDSALRPLDRSGVAAVIERASRLADDQSKLTARHRALSDLLEEANHWADRDAAKVISRAHVEKAVAQQLWRASRIHERSHESIARGTVAIQLEGFEVGQVNGLSVMSLGDYAFGQPTRITATARPGPGHVVDIEREARLGGRIHSKAVMILSRCLASRYAPDAPLSLSASLAFEQSYGGIEGDSASVAEASVLISAIARVGIDQRLAVTGSIDQHGRVQAVGGVNEKIEGFFDICQARGGVKGHAVLLPAANVEHLMLKREVRDAIAAGDFRVYAIERLDQALELLTGMPPGERNDDGEYPADSLNAKVLERLEAFHRAVRRSKAGKENGKENGKEVSQDSDDSGNDEEPRDDE
- a CDS encoding universal stress protein, translated to MTNDDAPQGGGPQAPLSELVRVLALLDASRHSLAALAAAVNLASQRHVELVALYVEDLDLLSCAAFPFSCEIGAQSGLTRPLTHDSLESSIAHQLQRVQQALAAAVAGHDLCHRLEVSRGRIAAEALGKAGPGDVLVLGKVGTSERWGKRLGSTSRRLILEAPCSVLLWDETHPFRRGPLRWLIASEDDQMQEAAAPSIPAWLASLFDGAAPLPARHAGELENKLASADAGGLLLHRSELENLLKEDESLIARVSLPILVIP
- a CDS encoding SRPBCC family protein → MATIEHSAILKAPPERVFALLERVEDFVDYSDLIKAIEPLGGERYRWHVHAVGMDWTFDVAITENRPPEVLAWESVDGVHNQGCYRLRPVATGTEVSFTLTYTIRNRLVEKAVTRAAKPLVNKVSRQILERVEARL
- the rimO gene encoding 30S ribosomal protein S12 methylthiotransferase RimO; translated protein: MSTPKVGFVSLGCPKALVDSERILTQLRTEGYEIVPSYDDADVVVVNTCGFIDSAKAESLDAIGEAIAENGKVIVTGCMGVDESAIRQVHPSVLAVTGPQQYERVVGAVHEAAPHDHRHDPHLDLVPAQGVKLTPRHYAYLKISEGCNHSCSFCIIPSMRGKLVSRPVGEVLKEAEGLAKAGVKELLVISQDTSAYGVDLRYATSEWRGREFKTRLTELCEALSELGIRVRLHYVYPYPHVDELIPLMAEGKILPYLDIPFQHASPKVLKAMKRPAFEDKTLARIKRWRELCPELTIRSTFIVGFPGETEEDFQYLLDWLSEAQLDRVGCFQYSPVDGAPANELGLEPVADEVKQDRWERFMAHQQQISAARLERKIGREIEVLVDEVDEDGPIGRSEADAPEIDGMVFLDAKRTLRPGDVVRARVTNADEYDLWAEVIEESQPVKFMDFYGA
- the rpsA gene encoding 30S ribosomal protein S1, producing the protein MSESFAELFEQSLQDINMEPGAIVTATVVDIEGDWVTVNAGLKSEGQIPAAQFRDDNGELTIAVGDEVSVALEAVEDGFGETRLSREKAKRAEAWKVLEAAFEKEEIVKGVINGKVKGGFTVDIDSIRAFLPGSLVDVRPVRDTTHLEHKELDFKVIKLDPKRNNVVVSRRAVLEAENSAEREALLATLQEGQQILGIVKNLTDYGAFVDLGGVDGLLHITDMAWKRIKHPSEIVAVGDEINVKVLKFDRERNRVSLGLKQLGEDPWVNIKDRYPEGTVVPARVTNLTDYGCFAELEEGVEGLVHVSEMDWTNKNIHPSKVVNIGDEVEVMILDIDEERRRISLGIKQCTPNPWETFSAQYNKGDRVAGSIKSITDFGIFIGLEGGIDGLVHLSDLSWSETGEEAVRRFKKGDEAEAVILSIDPERERISLGIKQLDSDPVAEYLAVNDKGSIVSGRVVEVDAKEAHVELATDVVAVLKASEISADRVEDARNVLTEGDTVEARIVSVDRKNRAINLSIKAKDQDDTRQNLKKLRDQEVETGGPTTIGDLIKQQMGQD
- the cmk gene encoding (d)CMP kinase → MSEAKVLTLDGPGGAGKGTISRLVAERLGWHLLDSGALYRLTALAAVRHGVALNDEAELERLAAELDVVFLAEDDKTRVLLEGDDVSHEIRTEQVGDAASQVAALNGVRQALLQRQRDFRKPPGLVADGRDMGTVVFPDAELKVFLTASPEERAHRRHLQLQEAGVDASLSSLLKEIQARDARDMQRSVAPLKPADDAITLDTTSLKIPEVVERLTEWLAERGLVPET